The Engraulis encrasicolus isolate BLACKSEA-1 chromosome 3, IST_EnEncr_1.0, whole genome shotgun sequence genome segment gagagagagaaagacagacaaagtgtgtgtgtgagagagagagcgagagagggggagagagagacagacagagagatagggagagaaaaagagagagagagtacttgtGTGCCTGTTGCTAGCAGCGAGGGGCAGTGAAGCACCCACAGGAACCTTTTTTTctaattcagcttcctactgttaaTGGCATCCACACAGCTCCATACatttcagtcccactaccatgtttGACCTTCAGCATGGGGGCACTGTAcagatcacttttttttttaccaccacacacgcttgacaccatctaatgcTAATTTGTTAATCATGGTCTCAGAGTCCAACATACTGtactaaggatatgggttactggaaccatgtcctgtgatgTAATGACACTAAGATAAAcaaatctggggtgaatttctcaaaagcaaagttgcttactacattagctactttgttgttttcaatgcattttcccattggcaactaccgaagttgctaacaggctaacaacttctcttttgatggtgtcaagcatgtgtggtggtaaaaagcgatttgtacaaagaaaagtgcccaATGTTCTAAGTCAAGCATAACAATGGGAGTGGTACGATTTGGGGCTTTGTGGATGCCATccacagtaggaagctgaattccaccaaaagaaacatgtggtgtgtatgtgttttttctgCACTACTTTACTTACTGTCTTCTATCTCTTTACCCAGGCCTGTAACTGCAGCACCCTGTAATGGACCATGTGATCAGTAAGCAATAAGCACACCTGATGGGTGGTGTAAATAAGTCATTCTGCAATATCtgttaagaaaaaaaactttgtgtTGCACCTAATAATCTTCTACTTATATCCAAATACCACATTATTTTTTTACTATACTTAAAACTACACAACAAAATTATGTATCTACACAGGCAAGGACCACTGTCACATGTGACCGAACCATGGCCTGCAGTATTCTGTTTACCAGACTTTCCACCAGAATTAAAAGCTGCTCTGCTGAGAAAGGATCCTGCCTTTAAAAAGAAGGATAAATCACATTTGCGTGCACTGTTGATTCAAGTGTTGTTTGACAACATCACTAAACACACATGGTGAATACATTTATATATTattatgacatactgtatgttgtttttgTTAACCGGGATGCTATGCATTGATAATGTGCTGTTTTTATTATGTAGGTATCCCAGTCACAAAATGTACGGAGACGTTCTGGGTACCCTGACAATGAAATATCCTTTTTTAAAGGATGGCAGCTCTTCTGGACATGTATGTATAGTACACATACGTGCACATCAATGATAGTGAGTTTGTTTTTTATCAACACTAACAAACTCTCACAACTCCCTTTGCCTTTTTATCTTTAGGCAACACTATTGGAATGTTTGCGTAACAAATTTAAGAAGGAGAGAAGGCCTCTTCTGAATTCAGCTGTAGTGGAAGAGATGAAAGTCAAATATGGCTCAAAGAAGAGGACCTCCGCCCAGATGACTGACTGCCATTCCTCTACTCAAATGGTACATGTTTCCCAAATCATTTTTTGCTTGTGTACTGTCCTTATGTGTACACTGTTTGCAGCCAGTTAACTGTGGTGGCTTTAAACAAACCACACTAATTCTTGATTATTCTTTTATACATACACCAGATTGCCAAAAGGAGAGGACACCCTCCATCAACAGTTCAGCCAGTGCCTAACTCTTCACAAGAGGTATTATCTATTTTTTATGTGTCCATATTGTTTCTAATAATTGTGACATGGTCATGTTTCGTAAGTGTACAATGTtagcagggctataaattaactttttttcatcattagCCAATTTAGCTTGTAGATGTTAAATTTTACTTCACAGAAATACAGTCtctatcagtcaaagtggctaatacgttttcttttctaccagtcaaactgaatttccaccagtatttggctggtttgtgggtgttaatttagaggttTTAAAAGTTTTAAAAGGTTTTAAAAGTTAACTTGTAACAAGCACCTGGAGTCACTCACTCAACTCATTGTTCACATGTTGTCTTGTGTGTTATACTTAAGGTTACTTTACAATTACAGTGTATGGAGGATGACACGAGCTACGCAGAGCATATGAAATACATAGCGCAAGAGATGAGGAAAGCTGCACCCAACATACAGCAGATCAAAGTGCGAATGAGGAGGACACTTTTGCAGCGGACGGCGGACATGACCAAAGCAACAGAGCACGTCATGGAACAATTTCCATTCCTTGGAAATCCTATTCTAGTGAGTAAATGTAGTATGGGACAAAATAAATCTTAGCCAGATGCATACTGTGTTATTTACTATTTATGTCTTCTGTTACAGTTGCGCCATGAAATGATGCTCAGGCATGGGATCGATGTCACCAACCTTACAACGGAGTTGGAGGGAGTGGCGCACAACATCATCAAAGCCATGAGGGAGAAAAAAGACCCGAAACCAGTTTCACGGACCCTGCTGGATGACTCCGATGAGGCTGGGATGAAGAGTGAGTTCTCTTTATCAAACCTGACAACTCAACTCAAAGAATGTCATTGTTGTTGCAATGACCTTGAATATGCCTAAGTGACTGTTCATTTCTTTTGTCATAACAGACGCTGCCCTGCTACTGCTGCCAAGCTTGTTCAGAGAGGACAGTAATTTCATTTACTGTATAGAGGTATGTACATATTTGCATGGCACAAATTTTACACACATTTCCCTCGAAGCAATGCTTAAGCCTGGCTTTAACAGTtcatatgttgaccttgtgctattgtccttgaatgttttgaaaaaggcagcattttgatttcattcacaAAATATCAAGCGTTTTTTGGAATCCTTTTTGTATAAAATAGCATTAACCCAGTTCCAATTCTTCTGATGTTGTCTTGATGTTCATGACATTTTATGAAAATTATTTTTATTGTGTTTTGGAAAAGACTCCTTCAATTACAAGTCCTGATATTCTGATATTCTTTTGTCCCACTCAGGAACCAGTCAGCCCGAACCCAACCATCGTTTTCCACGGGTCCCTGAATGCCCTGAAAGCAGAGAACATCAGCATCCATCTGGATGGAAAAACCATTGTCAAAGCAAAATTGTCCATCCCAGAATCAATTGAATGTCTGTtctgtgtttattttcttttcaacgTTTCATACCCCACGCCAATAGTTAACACCCTTACCTTTATCGAAAAATTCTTGCTAAAATTGCCCAACAATACAAAGATTCCCCTCCCTGTCCTCAAAATGCATAACCAATTAATGTCCTACAATTAGATTACttagaaacatgttttttttaaattgtcttttattcaaaggtgtgtgtgttatgtcactAGGATTAGATTTATTTGTTACACCAGCGCTGTGCAGCCTTGCTATGTTATTCCCagcgcccttgtgtgtgtgtgtgtgtgtgtgtgtgtgtgtgtgtgtgtgtgtgtgtgtgtgtgtgtgtgtgtgtgtgtgtgtgtgtgtgtgtgtgtgtgtgtgtgtgtgtgtgtgtgtgtgtgttttgatgactTTGCTGCCACTCTTGGAACTTATCTTATCtataaaaccccaaaaaaacagaaaagtaaacattgtacattgtacgtttttgatggatgaatgaattaatgtaaaaaagagagagagag includes the following:
- the LOC134445211 gene encoding uncharacterized protein LOC134445211 yields the protein MEDDTSYAEHMKYIAQEMRKAAPNIQQIKVRMRRTLLQRTADMTKATEHVMEQFPFLGNPILLRHEMMLRHGIDVTNLTTELEGVAHNIIKAMREKKDPKPVSRTLLDDSDEAGMKNAALLLLPSLFREDSNFIYCIEEPVSPNPTIVFHGSLNALKAENISIHLDGKTIVKAKLSIPESIECLFCVYFLFNVSYPTPIVNTLTFIEKFLLKLPNNTKIPLPVLKMHNQLMSYN